In the genome of Nymphaea colorata isolate Beijing-Zhang1983 chromosome 9, ASM883128v2, whole genome shotgun sequence, one region contains:
- the LOC116261129 gene encoding HVA22-like protein i isoform X1: MIWLPEDLRVYDIPFFNLGNFFNLCYTPNMMGSFITRGLVMVLGYTYPAYECFKTVEKNKPEIENLRFWCQYWIIAAMLTVFERFGDAFISWVPMYEEAKLAFFIYLWYPRTKGTTYVYQTFLRPYLSKHETEIDHNLLELRVRAGDMAVLYWQKAASYGQTRFFEILQYVASQSSSPRPLQQQQQTSSQPVRQSRAASAAHQPVRQQGDQAPPHGGGTSPTKQKQGPVRDAAIVPSSQASVAPQAKQPSPQPRSPSASQPQGQPKTTSSGSAASGTQQMPSSSTVTPPLPSDAGKTPAGTAPAVTKDGTAPVSENVVIEDSIRVTRGRLRRIRGIGKQNGV; the protein is encoded by the exons ATGATTTG GCTTCCTGAGGATCTGAGGGTGTATGATATTCCTTTCTTCAACTTGGGAAACTTTTTTAATCTCTGTTACACACCAAACATGATGGGGTCCTTCATCACCAGAGGTCTTGT GATGGTTCTTGGTTATACATATCCTGCTTATGAGTGCTTCAAGACTGTGGAAAAGAACAAAcctgaaattgaaaatttaaggtTCTGGTGTCAATACTG GATTATAGCTGCAATGCTGACAGTGTTTGAGAGATTTGGAGATGCTTTTATATCATG GGTGCCAATGTATGAGGAAGCCAAGTTGGCATTCTTTATCTATCTGTGGTACCCTAGAACGAAG GGAACAACTTATGTGTACCAGACATTTTTGAGGCCATATCTTTCAAAGCATGAAACAGAAATTGATCACAACTTGCTTGAACTAAGAGTGAGAGCAGGCGACATGGCTGTTCTTTACTGGCAGAAAGCAGCAAGCTATGGTCAGACAAGATTTTTTGAAATTCTACAATATGTTGCATCACAATCATCAAGTCCTCGCCCATTGCAG CAACAGCAACAAACAAGCTCACAGCCTGTGAGGCAGTCTCGGGCGGCTTCAGCAGCTCACCAACCTGTTAGGCAGCAAGGTGACCAGGCACCTCCACATGGGGGTGGAACTTCTCCTACAAAACAGAAGCAGGGGCCAGTTAGGGATGCTGCTATCGTACCATCTTCACAGGCTTCAGTGGCTCCACAGGCCAAGCAACCTTCTCCACAGCCTCGGTCTCCATCAGCTTCACAACCTCAGGGCCAACCAAAGACGACATCCTCTGGGTCAGCCGCTTCAGGAACACAGCAAATGCCTTCTTCATCAACTGTAACACCTCCTCTCCCAAGCGATGCAGGAAAAACTCCTGCAGGAACAGCACCGGCAGTGACAAAAGATGGAACTGCCCCTGTTTCAGAGAATGTGGTCATCGAAGATAGTATTCGGGTAACCCGTGGGAGGCTAAGAAGGATCCGTGGCATAGGGAAACAGAACGGTGTatag
- the LOC116261129 gene encoding putative HVA22-like protein g isoform X2 has translation MMGSFITRGLVMVLGYTYPAYECFKTVEKNKPEIENLRFWCQYWIIAAMLTVFERFGDAFISWVPMYEEAKLAFFIYLWYPRTKGTTYVYQTFLRPYLSKHETEIDHNLLELRVRAGDMAVLYWQKAASYGQTRFFEILQYVASQSSSPRPLQQQQQTSSQPVRQSRAASAAHQPVRQQGDQAPPHGGGTSPTKQKQGPVRDAAIVPSSQASVAPQAKQPSPQPRSPSASQPQGQPKTTSSGSAASGTQQMPSSSTVTPPLPSDAGKTPAGTAPAVTKDGTAPVSENVVIEDSIRVTRGRLRRIRGIGKQNGV, from the exons ATGATGGGGTCCTTCATCACCAGAGGTCTTGT GATGGTTCTTGGTTATACATATCCTGCTTATGAGTGCTTCAAGACTGTGGAAAAGAACAAAcctgaaattgaaaatttaaggtTCTGGTGTCAATACTG GATTATAGCTGCAATGCTGACAGTGTTTGAGAGATTTGGAGATGCTTTTATATCATG GGTGCCAATGTATGAGGAAGCCAAGTTGGCATTCTTTATCTATCTGTGGTACCCTAGAACGAAG GGAACAACTTATGTGTACCAGACATTTTTGAGGCCATATCTTTCAAAGCATGAAACAGAAATTGATCACAACTTGCTTGAACTAAGAGTGAGAGCAGGCGACATGGCTGTTCTTTACTGGCAGAAAGCAGCAAGCTATGGTCAGACAAGATTTTTTGAAATTCTACAATATGTTGCATCACAATCATCAAGTCCTCGCCCATTGCAG CAACAGCAACAAACAAGCTCACAGCCTGTGAGGCAGTCTCGGGCGGCTTCAGCAGCTCACCAACCTGTTAGGCAGCAAGGTGACCAGGCACCTCCACATGGGGGTGGAACTTCTCCTACAAAACAGAAGCAGGGGCCAGTTAGGGATGCTGCTATCGTACCATCTTCACAGGCTTCAGTGGCTCCACAGGCCAAGCAACCTTCTCCACAGCCTCGGTCTCCATCAGCTTCACAACCTCAGGGCCAACCAAAGACGACATCCTCTGGGTCAGCCGCTTCAGGAACACAGCAAATGCCTTCTTCATCAACTGTAACACCTCCTCTCCCAAGCGATGCAGGAAAAACTCCTGCAGGAACAGCACCGGCAGTGACAAAAGATGGAACTGCCCCTGTTTCAGAGAATGTGGTCATCGAAGATAGTATTCGGGTAACCCGTGGGAGGCTAAGAAGGATCCGTGGCATAGGGAAACAGAACGGTGTatag
- the LOC116261527 gene encoding transcription factor E2FB-like isoform X1, whose amino-acid sequence MSEVGGSNLARPPPLGPIRHTLKRHRPFPCSDPTFAPPPELRHLLDPERKIAAEAAAGPGEPKEESIFAKLHLMQMLEAESCRTKTVEWAVGQGHSKPAASHTHTSVSKAIGKRNNKQKVLKNGKNAQQIPGSNADSPPDNSLTPSNSCRYDSSLGLLTKKFVNLIKYAEDGSIDLNQAAETLEVQKRRIYDITNVLEGIGLIEKQLKNRIRWKGSDASRPGDMDSEAARLKAEVANLYFEDLALDEEIREMQDSLRMLSDDPKNQRFLYVTQDDIKNLPCFQNETLISIKAPHGTTLEVPDPDDNDGYPQRRYQMLLRSMLGPIEVFLVSHLEDTNQVRLPDSAMDMSAAQELYTQGDHDAGTLANVEVQDRDVGTIYSQPSSSGIMKIIPHEESNGDADYWLLSEPEVGITEMWTSNVNSDRRKGTELHPG is encoded by the exons ATGTCCGAGGTAGGAGGTTCGAATCTGGCGCGCCCTCCCCCTCTAGGGCCGATCCGCCACACCCTCAAACGCCACCGCCCCTTCCCCTGCTCCGATCCCACCTTCGCTCCTCCTCCAGAGCTGCGCCATCTGCTTGATCCCGAGAGGAAGATTGCCGCCGAGGCGGCTGCGGGTCCTGGCGAGCCCAAGGAGGAATCAATCTTCGCCAAGCTCCAC TTGATGCAGATGTTGGAAGCTGAAAGTTGTCGAACCAAAACTGTTGAATGGGCCGTTGGACAAGGACATTCTAAACCAGCTGctagtcacacacacacatcagtATCAAAAGCTATTGGGAAGCGTAATAATAAGcaaaaggttttgaaaaatggaaaaaatgcacAGCAAATTCCTGGATCAAATGCTG ATTCACCTCCTGACAATTCTTTGACTCCAAGTAATAGCTGCCGTTATGACAGTTCTCTAG GCTTGTTGACAAAGAAATTTGTCAATCTAATCAAGTATGCAGAAGATGGAAGCATTGACTTAAATCAAGCCGCAGAGACGTTGGAG GTACAAAAGAGGAGAATATATGACATAACAAATGTCCTGGAGGGTATAGGACTAATTGAAAAACAGCTGAAGAACAGAATACGCTGGAA GGGATCTGATGCATCAAGGCCTGGGGATATGGACAGTGAGGCTGCAAGGTTGAAG GCTGAAGTTGCTAACCTTTATTTTGAAGATCTGGCACTTGATGAAGAGATAAG AGAAATGCAAGACTCTTTGAGAATGTTATCTGATGATCCAAAAAATCAAAG ATTTCTTTATGTGACTCAAGATGACATCAAAAATCTTCCTTGCTTTCAG AATGAAACGCTTATTTCCATAAAAGCTCCTCATGGCACCACATTGGAAGTCCCAGATCCTGATGAT AATGATGGATATCCACAAAGGCGCTATCAAATGCTTCTTAGAAGCATGCTGGGTCCAATAGAAGTCTTCCTAGTCAG TCATTTGGAAGACACCAATCAGGTCAGGCTACCAGATTCAGCAATGGATATGTCTGCAGCACAGGAGCTTTACACGCAGGGGGATCATGATGCAGGAACTCTTGCAAATGTAGAGGTGCAAGACAGAGATGTTGGTACCATTTACTCACAACCCTCGTCATCTGGAATCATGAAGATCATACCCCATGAAGAGTCTAAC GGAGATGCAGATTATTGGCTTCTTTCTGAACCTGAAGTTGGCATCACAGAAATGTGGACATCTaatg TTAATTCGGATAGACGCAAAGGAACAGAACTCCATCCTGGCTGA
- the LOC116261527 gene encoding transcription factor E2FB-like isoform X2 yields the protein MSEVGGSNLARPPPLGPIRHTLKRHRPFPCSDPTFAPPPELRHLLDPERKIAAEAAAGPGEPKEESIFAKLHMLEAESCRTKTVEWAVGQGHSKPAASHTHTSVSKAIGKRNNKQKVLKNGKNAQQIPGSNADSPPDNSLTPSNSCRYDSSLGLLTKKFVNLIKYAEDGSIDLNQAAETLEVQKRRIYDITNVLEGIGLIEKQLKNRIRWKGSDASRPGDMDSEAARLKAEVANLYFEDLALDEEIREMQDSLRMLSDDPKNQRFLYVTQDDIKNLPCFQNETLISIKAPHGTTLEVPDPDDNDGYPQRRYQMLLRSMLGPIEVFLVSHLEDTNQVRLPDSAMDMSAAQELYTQGDHDAGTLANVEVQDRDVGTIYSQPSSSGIMKIIPHEESNGDADYWLLSEPEVGITEMWTSNVNSDRRKGTELHPG from the exons ATGTCCGAGGTAGGAGGTTCGAATCTGGCGCGCCCTCCCCCTCTAGGGCCGATCCGCCACACCCTCAAACGCCACCGCCCCTTCCCCTGCTCCGATCCCACCTTCGCTCCTCCTCCAGAGCTGCGCCATCTGCTTGATCCCGAGAGGAAGATTGCCGCCGAGGCGGCTGCGGGTCCTGGCGAGCCCAAGGAGGAATCAATCTTCGCCAAGCTCCAC ATGTTGGAAGCTGAAAGTTGTCGAACCAAAACTGTTGAATGGGCCGTTGGACAAGGACATTCTAAACCAGCTGctagtcacacacacacatcagtATCAAAAGCTATTGGGAAGCGTAATAATAAGcaaaaggttttgaaaaatggaaaaaatgcacAGCAAATTCCTGGATCAAATGCTG ATTCACCTCCTGACAATTCTTTGACTCCAAGTAATAGCTGCCGTTATGACAGTTCTCTAG GCTTGTTGACAAAGAAATTTGTCAATCTAATCAAGTATGCAGAAGATGGAAGCATTGACTTAAATCAAGCCGCAGAGACGTTGGAG GTACAAAAGAGGAGAATATATGACATAACAAATGTCCTGGAGGGTATAGGACTAATTGAAAAACAGCTGAAGAACAGAATACGCTGGAA GGGATCTGATGCATCAAGGCCTGGGGATATGGACAGTGAGGCTGCAAGGTTGAAG GCTGAAGTTGCTAACCTTTATTTTGAAGATCTGGCACTTGATGAAGAGATAAG AGAAATGCAAGACTCTTTGAGAATGTTATCTGATGATCCAAAAAATCAAAG ATTTCTTTATGTGACTCAAGATGACATCAAAAATCTTCCTTGCTTTCAG AATGAAACGCTTATTTCCATAAAAGCTCCTCATGGCACCACATTGGAAGTCCCAGATCCTGATGAT AATGATGGATATCCACAAAGGCGCTATCAAATGCTTCTTAGAAGCATGCTGGGTCCAATAGAAGTCTTCCTAGTCAG TCATTTGGAAGACACCAATCAGGTCAGGCTACCAGATTCAGCAATGGATATGTCTGCAGCACAGGAGCTTTACACGCAGGGGGATCATGATGCAGGAACTCTTGCAAATGTAGAGGTGCAAGACAGAGATGTTGGTACCATTTACTCACAACCCTCGTCATCTGGAATCATGAAGATCATACCCCATGAAGAGTCTAAC GGAGATGCAGATTATTGGCTTCTTTCTGAACCTGAAGTTGGCATCACAGAAATGTGGACATCTaatg TTAATTCGGATAGACGCAAAGGAACAGAACTCCATCCTGGCTGA
- the LOC116259931 gene encoding uncharacterized protein LOC116259931 isoform X2: protein MSNGNKTVDVLDGSKITDLVHNGEVFDKFVDHKFEELDQNHDGKLSVKELVPAIAEIGAAMGLPAQGSSPDSDKIYSEVLMEFTRGKKEGKVSKSQFKTVLSDILLGMADGLKRDPVVILRIDGEDLQEFVSGSRFEAEAISIYSEIEEAKDLKECICKALDKLTVEHGMPPSSDQWVRSNVVEPALEFIDNQGTEAIVSQTNFLEAFRKVLDNVVVRLREHPVIVAHSGNTFDGRGIKRILSNKSELEKTLDSAWKSLPKDHHGKLPREYLRVALDVIAPAISLPPYGAVDQMDAITGEVFKMVKAEEGSTLNQEEFNQLMLEIISSIMLQLEGNPVTVSSNAVVNEPLNSTLLSPPE from the exons ATGTCTAACGGCAACAAGACCGTCGATGTGTTGGATGGGTCTAAGATCACAGACCTTGTTCACAACGGCGAAGTCTTCGACAAGTTCGTAGACCACAAGTTCGAGGAGCTTGATCAGAACCACGATGGCAAACTGTCTGTTAAGGAGCTCGTCCCGGCCATCGCCGAGATTGGTGCTGCCATGGGACTTCCGGCTCAGGGTTCCTCGCCGGATTCTGACAAGATTTACAGTGAG GTTTTGATGGAATTCACTcgaggaaaaaaagaagggaaagtaAGCAAGTCGCAGTTCAAAACAGTACTTTCTGACATCCTGCTAGGCATGGCGGACGGATTGAAACGTGACCCAGTTGTGATTCTGCGGATTGATGGGGAGGATCTTCAAGAATTTGTTAGTGGATCTAGATTTGAGGCAGAGGCTATAAGCATATATTCTGAAATAGAGGAGGCAAAAGACCTCAAGGAGTGCATCTGCAAGGCTTTGGACAAGCTCACTGTGGAACATGGAATGCCACCATCATCTGATCAATGG GTTCGTAGCAATGTTGTGGAACCAGCCTTGGAATTTATTGATAACCAAGGAACGGAGGCCATTGTTTCCCAAACGAATTTCTTGGAGGCATTCAGGAAGGTTCTGGACAACGTGGTAGTCCGGCTCAGGGAGCATCCCGTTATAGTTGCCCATAGtgggaacacatttgatggcaGAGGTATCAAGAGAATCCTCTCTAACAAATCTGAGTTGGAGAAG ACACTAGACTCAGCATGGAAATCCCTGCCAAAGGATCACCATGGGAAGCTCCCAAGAGAATACCTCCGAGTtgctttagatgtcatagctcCAGCAATCAGTCTGCCTCCATACGGTGCTGTCGACCAG ATGGATGCAATTACTGGGGAGGTGTTTAAAATGGTGAAGGCAGAGGAAGGGAGCACGCTTAACCAGGAAGAGTTCAACCAGCTGATGCTGGAGATCATCAGCAGCATAATGCTACAGTTAGAAGGAAATCCAGTGACTGTGTCCTCAAATGCTGTGGTGAATGAACCTCTGAATTCAACTCTTCTTTCTCCACCTGAATGA
- the LOC116259931 gene encoding uncharacterized protein LOC116259931 isoform X1, giving the protein MSNGNKTVDVLDGSKITDLVHNGEVFDKFVDHKFEELDQNHDGKLSVKELVPAIAEIGAAMGLPAQGSSPDSDKIYSEYLLLTTWGYKVLMEFTRGKKEGKVSKSQFKTVLSDILLGMADGLKRDPVVILRIDGEDLQEFVSGSRFEAEAISIYSEIEEAKDLKECICKALDKLTVEHGMPPSSDQWVRSNVVEPALEFIDNQGTEAIVSQTNFLEAFRKVLDNVVVRLREHPVIVAHSGNTFDGRGIKRILSNKSELEKTLDSAWKSLPKDHHGKLPREYLRVALDVIAPAISLPPYGAVDQMDAITGEVFKMVKAEEGSTLNQEEFNQLMLEIISSIMLQLEGNPVTVSSNAVVNEPLNSTLLSPPE; this is encoded by the exons ATGTCTAACGGCAACAAGACCGTCGATGTGTTGGATGGGTCTAAGATCACAGACCTTGTTCACAACGGCGAAGTCTTCGACAAGTTCGTAGACCACAAGTTCGAGGAGCTTGATCAGAACCACGATGGCAAACTGTCTGTTAAGGAGCTCGTCCCGGCCATCGCCGAGATTGGTGCTGCCATGGGACTTCCGGCTCAGGGTTCCTCGCCGGATTCTGACAAGATTTACAGTGAG TACCTCTTATTGACGACTTGGGGTTATAAGGTTTTGATGGAATTCACTcgaggaaaaaaagaagggaaagtaAGCAAGTCGCAGTTCAAAACAGTACTTTCTGACATCCTGCTAGGCATGGCGGACGGATTGAAACGTGACCCAGTTGTGATTCTGCGGATTGATGGGGAGGATCTTCAAGAATTTGTTAGTGGATCTAGATTTGAGGCAGAGGCTATAAGCATATATTCTGAAATAGAGGAGGCAAAAGACCTCAAGGAGTGCATCTGCAAGGCTTTGGACAAGCTCACTGTGGAACATGGAATGCCACCATCATCTGATCAATGG GTTCGTAGCAATGTTGTGGAACCAGCCTTGGAATTTATTGATAACCAAGGAACGGAGGCCATTGTTTCCCAAACGAATTTCTTGGAGGCATTCAGGAAGGTTCTGGACAACGTGGTAGTCCGGCTCAGGGAGCATCCCGTTATAGTTGCCCATAGtgggaacacatttgatggcaGAGGTATCAAGAGAATCCTCTCTAACAAATCTGAGTTGGAGAAG ACACTAGACTCAGCATGGAAATCCCTGCCAAAGGATCACCATGGGAAGCTCCCAAGAGAATACCTCCGAGTtgctttagatgtcatagctcCAGCAATCAGTCTGCCTCCATACGGTGCTGTCGACCAG ATGGATGCAATTACTGGGGAGGTGTTTAAAATGGTGAAGGCAGAGGAAGGGAGCACGCTTAACCAGGAAGAGTTCAACCAGCTGATGCTGGAGATCATCAGCAGCATAATGCTACAGTTAGAAGGAAATCCAGTGACTGTGTCCTCAAATGCTGTGGTGAATGAACCTCTGAATTCAACTCTTCTTTCTCCACCTGAATGA